The following proteins come from a genomic window of Salvia hispanica cultivar TCC Black 2014 chromosome 4, UniMelb_Shisp_WGS_1.0, whole genome shotgun sequence:
- the LOC125224441 gene encoding pathogenesis-related thaumatin-like protein 3.5 produces the protein MALVINLGTFLLVIFMFIASSECTNITIINNCNETIWPGIHPSNFSIGGFALRPNQTAVFTPPPAWHGRIWARTACDFGRNGTCQTGDCGPSLRCTAPGQPPASIAEFSLGGGGGGTDYYDVSLVDGFNLPVLVMPLAGGGGKGNCSSAGCEADLRPSCPPELAVRSGGQVVGCRSACNAFDKDDYCCRGAFSTPMACSPTEYSRRFKAACPAAYSFAYDDPTSIVTCSAADYIVAFCSSKNQTASLQCTDRDNKRICNGANPTLMMKQLWRLLAVVAGIFTPVLM, from the exons ATGGCATTGGTCATCAATCTTGGAACATTTTTGCTCGTCATTTTTATGTTCATAGCATCATCAG AATGCACGAACATCACAATCATCAACAATTGCAACGAGACCATATGGCCCGGGATCCACCCGAGCAACTTTAGCATCGGGGGCTTCGCCCTCCGCCCCAACCAAACCGCCGTCTTCACCCCTCCGCCCGCCTGGCACGGCCGCATATGGGCCCGCACCGCCTGCGACTTCGGCCGCAACGGCACGTGCCAGACGGGCGACTGCGGCCCTAGCCTGCGGTGCACCGCCCCGGGCCAACCCCCCGCCTCCATCGCCGAGTTCTCCctgggcggcggcggcgggggcACGGACTACTACGACGTCAGCCTCGTCGACGGCTTCAACCTGCCCGTCCTCGTCATGCCGCTGGCCGGGGGCGGCGGCAAGGGCAACTGCAGCTCGGCCGGATGCGAGGCCGACCTGCGGCCCAGCTGCCCGCCCGAACTGGCGGTCAGGTCGGGCGGGCAGGTCGTGGGGTGCCGGAGCGCGTGCAACGCGTTCGACAAGGACGATTACTGCTGCCGGGGGGCGTTCTCGACGCCGATGGCGTGTTCGCCGACGGAGTATTCGAGACGGTTTAAGGCCGCCTGCCCGGCGGCTTATAGCTTCGCTTATGATGATCCAACAAGCATCGTTACATGCTCTGCTGCGGATTATATAGTCGCATTTTGCTCTTCTAA GAACCAAACGGCGTCGTTGCAGTGTACGGATCGTGACAATAAACGTATATGCAACGGAGCAAATCCAACGTTGATGATGAAGCAATTGTGGCGACTTCTCGCAGTTGTGGCTGGAATTTTTACACCAGTTTTGATGTAA
- the LOC125221976 gene encoding basic blue protein-like codes for MAMGRGSAIAIAMMVVAMLMVSQVAEAATYTVGGAGGWTFNVATWPKGKRFKAGDTLVFNYNSAIHNTVPVDKTGYQSCSAPSTAKAFQTGKDQIKLKKGQNYFICSIPGHCQSGMKIAVTAV; via the exons atggcTATGGGAAGAGGCAGTGCGATAGCTATTGCTATGATGGTAGTGGCTATGCTTATGGTATCTCAAGTGGCCGAAGCCGCCACCTACACGGTGGGTGGCGCCGGCGGCTGGACCTTCAACGTCGCCACTTGGCCCAAAGGCAAGCGCTTTAAGGCCGGCGACACCCTCG TGTTCAACTACAACTCGGCTATTCACAACACCGTGCCGGTGGACAAGACCGGCTACCAAAGCTGCTCGGCCCCTTCGACCGCCAAAGCTTTTCAAACTGGGAAAGATCAGATTAAGCTCAAAAAGGGACAGAATTACTTCATCTGCAGTATTCCTGGCCACTGCCAATCTGGAATGAAGATTGCTGTCACTGCTGTGTGA